One genomic window of Medicago truncatula cultivar Jemalong A17 chromosome 1, MtrunA17r5.0-ANR, whole genome shotgun sequence includes the following:
- the LOC25482929 gene encoding cullin-3A: protein MSNKKKKNNMKKKKDVPIEAFKDMSAEYGDKAWNILEHAIRRIYNHNARNILSFEELYRNACNMIFHGFGEKLYSGLVATMTSHLKEMATSVAATQRSSFLKELNRKWNDHSKALRKIRDILMYMDTTYIPKTNKTPVYELGLSLWRENVIYSNQIRIRLSNMLLVLVCKDYAGEVIDRKLIRYITNMLMDLGPSVYMQEFENPLLQVSDEFYRAESQKLIECCNCGEYLKKAEMRLNEVIDKVSHFLDPSTQKKITIVVEKEMIENHMLRLIHMENSGLVNMICDDKYEDLSRMYNLFRRVNGGISQIREVMNSYIRDYGKQLVTDPERLKNPVKFVQRLLDEKDKFNRIINLAFSNDKLFQKDLNSSFEFFINLNPRSPEYISLFVDDKLQNGLKGISEDVVEITLNKVMVLFRYLQEKDVFEKYYKQHLAKRLLCGKTVSDDAERSLIAKMKTECGYQFTSKLEGMFTDMKTSLDPIKSFYACHPELGDADGATLTVQVLTTGSWPTQSSVTCNIPTEMVELCEKFLLYYLSNHTDRKLSWQTNMGTADLRATFENGQKHELNVSTYQMCVLMLFNNADRLSYKEIEQATEIPASDLKMCLQSLALVKGKDVLRKEPMNNYVSEIDAFFVNDKFSSKLYKVKIGSVVAETEPEPEKLKTQERVEEERRPQIQASIVRIMKSRKKLEHNNLVAEVTKQLQSRFLANPTEVKKRIESLIEREFLERDNSDRKLYRYLA, encoded by the exons ATGAgtaacaagaagaagaagaataacatgaagaagaagaaggatgttCCGATAGAGGCTTTCAAGGACATGAGTGCTGAATATGGTGACAAGGCTTGGAACATTCTGGAACATGCAATTCGTCGGATATACAATCACAACGCTAGGAATATTCTCAGTTTTGAAGAGCTTTACAG AAATGCTTGCAATATGATTTTTCACGGTTTTGGGGAGAAGCTATACTCTGGACTGGTTGCCACCATGACTTCTCATCTCAAAGAGATGGCTACATCTGTTGCAGCCACTCAAAGAAGTTCCTTTCTGAAAGAATTAAACAGAAAATGGAATGATCACAGCAAGGCATTACGAAAGATTAGAGACATTTTAATGTACATGGATACGACTTATATCCCAAAGACCAACAAGACACCTGTTTATGAACTTGGTCTGAGCCTGTGGAgagaaaatgttatttattcAAACCAGATAAGGATTCGATTGTCGAATATGCTTTTGGTATTAGTATGCAAGGACTATGCTGGAGAAGTTATTGATAGAAAACTGATTAGATATATAACAAATATGCTAATGGATTTAGGTCCTTCCGTTTATATGCAAGAATTTGAGAATCCTTTGCTGCAAGTTTCAGATGAGTTCTACCGGGCTGAATCACAGAAATTGATTGAGTGCTGTAATTGTGGGGAGTATCTCAAGAAGGCTGAGATGCGCCTGAATGAGGTAATTGATAAAGTGAGCCACTTCTTGGACCCTAGCACTCAAAAGAAGATTACTATTGTGGTGGAGAAGGAGATGATCGAAAATCACATGCTTAGATTAATCCATATGGAGAACTCTGGGTTAGTAAACATGATTTGTGATGATAAGTATGAAGATTTGAGTAGAATGTATAACTTGTTCCGTCGTGTCAACGGTGGTATCTCACAAATACGGGAAGTGATGAATTCATACATTAGAGACTACGGTAAGCAGCTTGTTACTGATCCAGAAAGGTTGAAGAATCCGGTTAAATTTGTGCAGAGGCTCTTagatgagaaagataaattcaACAGGATTATAAATTTGGCATTTAGTAATGACAAGTTGTTCCAAAAAGATCTGAATTCctcatttgaatttttcattAACTTGAATCCTCGTTCTCCAGAGTACATATCACTATTTGTAGACGATAAGCTTCAAAATGGTCTAAAGGGAATTAGTGAGGATGTTGTAGAGATTACTCTTAACAAGGTTATGGTTTTATTCCGTTATTTGCAGGAAAAAGATGTGTTTGAGAAGTATTACAAACAGCACCTTGCAAAGCGGCTTTTGTGTGGAAAAACAGTTTCTGATGATGCCGAGCGGAGTCTCATAGCTAAGATGAAGACAGAATGTGGATACCAATTTACTTCCAAATTAGAGGGCATGTTTACCGACATGAAAACATCTCTAGACCCGATAAAGAGCTTTTATGCCTGCCACCCTGAGTTAGGTGATGCCGATGGTGCTACACTTACTGTGCAGGTCCTGACAACAGGGTCTTGGCCAACTCAATCTAGTGTAACATGTAACATTCCGACTGAAATGGTAGAACTTTGCGAGAAATTTCTGTTATATTACCTCAGCAACCATACCGACAGGAAATTGTCGTGGCAAACTAATATGGGCACAGCAGACTTAAGAGCAACTTTTGAGAATGGTCAGAAACATGAGTTAAATGTTTCTACCTATCAAATGTGTGTACTCATGCTATTTAATAATGCTGATAGATTAAGCTACAAGGAAATTGAGCAAGCAACTGAGATTCCAGCTTCAGATTTGAAGATGTGCCTGCAATCTTTGGCTTTGGTTAAGGGTAAAGATGTCCTACGGAAGGAGCCTATGAATAATTATGTTAGTGAGATTGATGCATTCTTTGTTAATGACAAGTTCAGTAGCAAATTGTATAAGGTAAAAATAGGAAGTGTAGTTGCTGAAACGGAACCTGAACCGGAGAAACTGAAAACTCAAGAAAGAGTTGAGGAGGAGCGGAGGCCGCAGATTCAGGCTTCAATAGTGAGGATTATGAAATCAAGGAAGAAACTGGAACACAATAATCTTGTAGCTGAAGTAACAAAGCAGTTGCAGTCTCGATTCCTTGCAAATCCAACGGAGGTAAAGAAACGGATTGAGTCTCTAATTGAGAGGGAGTTTTTGGAGAGAGATAACAGTGACAGAAAATTGTATCGTTATCTTGCTTAG